Proteins encoded by one window of Kribbella flavida DSM 17836:
- the narJ gene encoding nitrate reductase molybdenum cofactor assembly chaperone → MSARHPAPKLPAEQLTIAWQSASLLLDYPDEELPSRLELIEGLCHRLPAAVGESLRSTVRDLRSADLATIQQEYVETFDTRRRHNLFLTYFAHGDTRRRGVALLRFKQTYLRSGFVLDDTELPDHLCVVLEYAATVDQRLGWGLLLDHRPGLELLRLALAEAGSRWHGAVEAVTSTLPRLAGDELVAIQRLAAEGPPQEEVGLTPYATPAFDPSTQPPAAAQELPMPTFPGAHR, encoded by the coding sequence ATGAGCGCCAGGCATCCCGCGCCGAAGCTGCCCGCCGAGCAGCTCACCATCGCTTGGCAGTCCGCCTCGCTCCTGCTCGACTACCCCGACGAGGAGCTGCCGTCCCGGCTGGAGCTGATCGAAGGTCTGTGCCACCGGTTGCCGGCGGCTGTCGGCGAGTCGCTCCGATCGACCGTGCGCGACCTCCGCTCCGCGGACCTGGCCACGATCCAGCAGGAGTACGTCGAAACCTTCGACACCCGGCGCCGTCACAACCTGTTCCTCACGTATTTCGCGCACGGCGACACCCGCCGCCGTGGAGTCGCGTTGCTGCGCTTCAAGCAGACCTATCTCCGCTCGGGTTTCGTGCTCGACGACACCGAACTGCCCGACCACCTCTGCGTGGTCCTCGAGTACGCCGCCACCGTCGACCAGCGGCTCGGCTGGGGCCTGCTGCTCGACCACCGCCCCGGGCTCGAGCTGCTGCGGCTCGCCCTGGCCGAAGCCGGTTCGAGGTGGCACGGCGCCGTCGAGGCCGTGACGTCGACCCTGCCGCGGCTGGCCGGCGACGAGCTGGTTGCCATCCAGCGGCTCGCGGCCGAAGGTCCACCGCAGGAAGAGGTCGGCCTCACGCCGTACGCGACGCCCGCGTTCGACCCCTCCACCCAGCCTCCGGCCGCGGCTCAGGAGCTGCCGATGCCGACGTTCCCAGGAGCGCACCGATGA
- the narI gene encoding respiratory nitrate reductase subunit gamma — MTEILWVVFPYVCLAVFVVGHFWRYRYDKFGWTTRSSQLYEDRLLRWGSPLFHFGILAVFLGHVMGLGIPKSWTEAIGVSEGLYHFLAVSIGAIAGFGTVVGLAILIYRRRTVGPVFSATTTMDKVMYLFLATVIVLGLVNTVVANIFGHYDYREGVSVWFRGIFRLDLHPELMAAAPLSFQLHGLTAIALFALWPFTRLVHVFSAPLGYLTRPYIVYRSRDEKIGTHSPRRGWDNP; from the coding sequence ATGACCGAGATCCTCTGGGTGGTCTTCCCCTACGTCTGTCTGGCCGTCTTCGTCGTCGGCCACTTCTGGCGCTACCGCTACGACAAGTTCGGCTGGACCACCCGCTCGTCCCAGCTGTACGAGGACCGGCTGCTGCGCTGGGGCAGTCCACTGTTCCACTTCGGCATTCTCGCGGTGTTCCTCGGCCACGTGATGGGACTCGGCATCCCGAAGTCCTGGACCGAGGCGATCGGCGTCTCCGAAGGTCTCTACCACTTCCTCGCCGTCTCGATCGGCGCGATCGCCGGCTTCGGCACCGTGGTCGGACTGGCGATCCTGATCTACCGCCGCCGCACCGTCGGCCCGGTCTTCTCCGCGACGACCACGATGGACAAGGTGATGTACTTGTTCCTCGCCACGGTCATCGTGCTCGGCCTGGTCAACACGGTCGTCGCCAACATCTTCGGCCACTACGACTACCGCGAAGGCGTCTCGGTCTGGTTCCGCGGCATCTTCCGCCTCGACCTGCACCCCGAGCTGATGGCCGCCGCACCGCTGAGCTTCCAGCTGCACGGCCTGACCGCGATCGCGCTGTTCGCACTGTGGCCGTTCACCCGCCTGGTCCACGTCTTCAGCGCCCCGCTCGGCTACCTGACCAGGCCCTACATCGTCTACCGCAGCCGGGACGAGAAGATCGGCACTCACTCACCTCGCCGGGGCTGGGACAACCCCTGA
- a CDS encoding DUF4135 domain-containing protein: MDQAAQRLAAAWAGEAGNLLPPVVSVEDDVLRVVRRPSGRADAELLAGALPGTVASILLEVFDKLSGACVRLRQEFKELIDQDLLCPANAALFGGLSSEMVLLALSGPEAIGRYRAGQQADAFINFLECFLRRLRSDRRGRVVGLTAHDAETHNGGQRVLRVDLADGTRLAYKPRPADTELLFLASEDSVFALLNALPPASGEIKLPVLRCLPGDGTYSWQEWIERPPQWGLIAGSPDPEPDTDTDSDSAADSDPYSGPGHDGVLQRRLHGLVLDPSEAGTFWHRAGSLTAACFGFGLTDLAEGNLVTGTRADDPDPLYYPIDLELAFLPVRRLGETALVPGESSPHHHVGMEAEPRLCSSDGPALCLVESSDGSLAARRRSVPWARDETRTVVADTKGNTGYAAYLPSFLRGMFDAWTLMCTNRPALVEAMARPAVTRVLLRATAEYSKIIDDYLLDGAALPDGLSPSEREQLLRLDVPYYYRSTTGGPLLHWDPSSGQSLENDDEDAPRPAEWIRNGEGFTLARLGVALRDAVAPVAGGLRQQTLIDETRGVRLAVFDEQSGEVSLDWQQAGRRITYRWSGTKVSLRLRALADLTAVRDRLLRLDAVDTAWRGEWSAGGFSDVAAEDRLRRLTGAAADWLRGVIDEHGWPGRLLVGDEAADAAGRLVQHLDDQVDFQYAALKLIEQAAAYGDMPARHVPYLIDAIRVAEGRPQRYGTKFEPVDGELVPCRLEDPSAVDALRAEAGLEPLAEYAAHIRLRFPLPTPEVR; the protein is encoded by the coding sequence GTGGATCAGGCAGCGCAACGACTGGCGGCGGCCTGGGCCGGCGAGGCGGGCAACTTGCTGCCACCGGTGGTCAGCGTGGAGGACGACGTACTGCGGGTGGTGCGCCGGCCGAGTGGCCGCGCAGACGCGGAACTGCTCGCCGGCGCCCTTCCCGGGACGGTCGCTTCGATCCTGCTCGAAGTGTTCGACAAGCTCTCCGGAGCCTGCGTTAGGCTGCGCCAAGAATTCAAAGAGTTGATCGATCAGGATCTTCTGTGTCCGGCCAACGCCGCATTGTTCGGTGGATTGTCGTCGGAAATGGTATTGCTCGCGCTGTCCGGGCCGGAGGCAATTGGCCGTTACCGCGCCGGGCAGCAGGCCGATGCATTCATCAATTTCCTCGAGTGCTTCCTGCGTCGACTTCGGTCCGACCGGCGCGGCCGGGTCGTCGGGCTGACCGCGCACGATGCCGAGACCCACAACGGAGGCCAGCGGGTTCTCCGGGTCGACCTCGCCGACGGCACCAGGCTCGCCTACAAACCGCGGCCGGCCGACACCGAGCTGCTCTTCCTGGCGTCCGAGGACTCGGTGTTCGCGCTGCTCAACGCCCTGCCGCCGGCGTCCGGTGAGATCAAGCTCCCGGTCCTGCGCTGCCTCCCCGGCGACGGCACCTACTCCTGGCAGGAGTGGATCGAGCGACCCCCGCAGTGGGGCCTGATCGCCGGCTCCCCCGACCCCGAGCCCGACACCGACACCGACTCTGATTCGGCCGCCGACTCCGACCCGTACTCCGGCCCAGGCCACGACGGCGTCCTGCAGCGGCGCCTCCACGGACTCGTCCTGGACCCCAGCGAAGCCGGCACCTTCTGGCACCGGGCAGGCTCTCTCACGGCCGCCTGCTTCGGCTTCGGCCTCACGGACCTGGCCGAGGGCAACCTCGTCACCGGAACCCGCGCGGACGACCCGGACCCGCTGTACTACCCGATCGATCTCGAACTGGCTTTCCTGCCGGTACGACGGCTCGGAGAGACGGCCCTGGTGCCGGGCGAGTCGTCTCCCCACCATCACGTCGGCATGGAGGCCGAGCCTCGGCTGTGCAGCTCCGACGGCCCGGCGCTCTGCCTGGTCGAGTCATCGGACGGCAGCCTGGCCGCGCGGCGTCGGAGCGTCCCCTGGGCGCGCGACGAGACCCGCACCGTCGTTGCCGACACCAAGGGCAACACCGGCTACGCGGCGTACCTCCCGAGCTTTCTTCGAGGCATGTTCGACGCCTGGACGCTGATGTGCACCAACCGGCCCGCCCTCGTGGAGGCGATGGCTCGCCCGGCCGTCACGAGGGTCTTGCTGCGCGCGACAGCGGAGTACAGCAAGATCATCGACGACTACCTGCTCGACGGCGCCGCACTGCCCGACGGGTTGTCGCCGAGCGAACGAGAGCAGCTGCTCAGGCTCGACGTCCCTTACTACTACCGCTCGACCACAGGCGGACCTCTGCTGCACTGGGACCCGAGCAGCGGGCAGTCGCTCGAGAACGACGACGAGGACGCCCCGCGGCCCGCTGAGTGGATCCGCAACGGCGAGGGCTTCACCTTGGCGCGTCTGGGGGTCGCCCTGCGGGACGCGGTGGCACCGGTCGCCGGTGGACTCCGGCAGCAAACGCTGATCGACGAGACGCGAGGGGTGCGGCTCGCGGTCTTCGACGAGCAGTCCGGCGAGGTCAGCCTCGATTGGCAGCAGGCAGGACGGCGGATCACCTATCGCTGGTCCGGGACGAAGGTGTCGCTGCGGTTGCGAGCGCTCGCCGACCTCACCGCCGTCCGCGACCGACTGCTTCGACTCGATGCCGTGGACACGGCGTGGCGGGGCGAGTGGAGCGCTGGTGGGTTCTCGGACGTCGCGGCCGAGGACAGACTGCGCCGACTGACCGGCGCGGCGGCCGACTGGCTCCGGGGAGTCATCGACGAGCACGGCTGGCCAGGTCGTCTGCTCGTCGGCGACGAGGCAGCGGATGCGGCGGGTCGCCTGGTGCAGCACCTGGACGACCAGGTCGACTTCCAGTACGCCGCGCTGAAGCTGATCGAGCAGGCAGCCGCGTACGGCGACATGCCGGCCCGGCACGTGCCGTATCTGATCGACGCGATCCGGGTCGCCGAAGGGCGGCCGCAGCGCTACGGCACGAAGTTCGAGCCGGTCGACGGCGAGCTGGTCCCCTGCCGGCTGGAGGATCCGTCCGCCGTGGACGCGCTGCGTGCCGAGGCCGGTCTCGAGCCGCTGGCCGAGTACGCCGCCCACATCCGTCTCCGCTTCCCCCTGCCGACACCGGAGGTCCGATGA
- a CDS encoding JmjC domain-containing protein: protein MNPLVTLDKLDWAEFAELYWDRHPVLIRGVRPVPFRADEVFSAALRARCAEGGGRIAPNASVTVEQTVQADRDGLLPAESDGCFDGYERRVGDRLDGRKYALIISAFHAFDFPLWDRERRFFAGLWDEVGLPLTSAITTLFHGNYDHSPVGVHKDRFATFMFGLRERKRMRLWTERPWTEQVGSVVDYERFLPSSFAVEVEPGDLLYWPASYFHVGENCGRTPATSVNIGVPRTEHRVSYELEDLLADSDPARLLDDGGRLAVLADGIDAPMRQEAGEVLPSTVPPALAQALTAHAKSLTDRVEMVSLRRWTAGGLEPVPPPEPFRPLADGQIVELAQGADLAQYRGALAANGHLITADLPPEALQLLSSGRSVRVDAANRPALEQLLACRALRSAGGGAAGVEGAAY from the coding sequence ATGAATCCCCTGGTGACTCTGGACAAGCTCGACTGGGCCGAGTTCGCCGAGCTGTACTGGGACCGGCACCCGGTCCTGATCCGCGGGGTGCGGCCGGTACCGTTCCGCGCCGACGAGGTGTTCTCGGCCGCGCTGCGTGCCCGGTGTGCGGAGGGCGGCGGCCGGATCGCGCCCAACGCCAGTGTCACGGTCGAGCAGACGGTGCAGGCCGACCGGGACGGGCTGCTGCCGGCCGAGAGCGACGGTTGCTTCGACGGTTACGAACGCCGAGTCGGAGACCGGCTCGACGGACGCAAGTACGCGCTGATCATCAGCGCCTTCCACGCCTTCGACTTCCCGCTGTGGGATCGCGAGCGCCGGTTCTTCGCCGGGCTGTGGGACGAGGTGGGCCTGCCCCTGACCAGCGCGATCACGACGCTCTTCCACGGCAACTACGACCACAGCCCGGTCGGTGTGCACAAGGATCGCTTCGCCACCTTCATGTTCGGTCTGCGGGAGCGCAAACGGATGCGCTTGTGGACCGAGCGGCCCTGGACGGAGCAGGTCGGCAGCGTGGTCGACTACGAGCGGTTCCTGCCCAGTTCCTTCGCGGTCGAGGTCGAGCCGGGCGACCTGCTGTACTGGCCGGCCAGCTACTTCCACGTCGGGGAGAACTGCGGCCGGACACCGGCCACCAGCGTCAACATCGGCGTACCGCGGACCGAGCACCGGGTCTCCTACGAGCTGGAAGACCTGCTCGCCGACTCGGACCCCGCGAGATTGCTCGACGACGGCGGCCGGCTCGCGGTCCTTGCCGACGGCATCGATGCTCCGATGCGGCAGGAGGCTGGAGAGGTCCTTCCCTCGACGGTGCCGCCTGCCTTGGCCCAGGCACTGACGGCGCACGCGAAGTCGCTGACCGACCGAGTCGAGATGGTCTCCCTCAGGCGATGGACGGCCGGTGGTCTCGAGCCCGTGCCGCCGCCGGAACCTTTCCGCCCACTCGCCGACGGCCAGATCGTCGAGCTCGCACAGGGCGCCGACCTGGCGCAGTACCGCGGAGCGCTGGCCGCCAATGGGCACCTGATCACCGCGGACCTGCCCCCGGAGGCATTGCAGCTGCTCAGTTCAGGTCGCAGTGTTCGCGTCGACGCCGCCAACCGACCGGCTCTCGAGCAGTTGCTGGCGTGCCGAGCGCTTCGCTCAGCAGGAGGGGGCGCGGCCGGGGTCGAGGGCGCTGCGTACTGA
- a CDS encoding RNA polymerase sigma factor → MRITSSLPPPVRIGTVPDHERRFRELFEDQFRGLLGYALRRVGSPDDAADVVAETMLVAWRRIDDVPADETARLWLYGVARRVVANHRRGHLRRESLAVRLRQHLAETTPDAADLIGSTTVIRQGLAAMSDDDRELLMLTAWDGLELREAAVVLGVPARTIRTRLHRARARLRTSAGDAFDDAGHVREDHTPRTVQEER, encoded by the coding sequence ATGAGGATCACATCGAGCCTGCCCCCACCGGTGCGGATCGGCACCGTCCCGGATCACGAGCGGAGGTTCCGGGAGCTGTTCGAGGACCAGTTCCGCGGGCTGCTCGGCTACGCGTTGCGGCGGGTCGGGTCGCCCGACGACGCGGCCGATGTCGTCGCCGAGACGATGCTGGTGGCCTGGCGCCGGATCGACGACGTTCCCGCTGACGAGACCGCCCGGCTCTGGCTGTACGGCGTCGCCCGGCGTGTCGTGGCCAATCACCGGCGCGGCCACCTCCGGCGCGAGAGCCTCGCCGTCCGGCTGCGGCAGCATTTGGCCGAGACGACGCCGGACGCCGCCGACCTGATCGGCTCGACCACGGTGATCCGGCAGGGCCTGGCCGCCATGAGCGACGACGATCGCGAGCTGTTGATGCTCACCGCCTGGGACGGCCTCGAACTGCGCGAGGCCGCGGTCGTGCTCGGCGTACCGGCACGTACGATCCGCACCCGGTTGCACCGGGCCCGGGCACGACTGCGCACATCGGCCGGAGACGCCTTCGACGATGCCGGACACGTACGGGAAGACCACACCCCGCGAACAGTTCAGGAGGAGCGATGA